From the genome of Argentina anserina chromosome 4, drPotAnse1.1, whole genome shotgun sequence, one region includes:
- the LOC126792108 gene encoding uncharacterized protein LOC126792108, whose translation MNTVRPSQSKSPKITSYTGEGDPFQHIDNFKKVTASREFDDAALCHLFSETLDGDAMNWFFEQPANSMDSFAQLTTTFLNRFILIAGAAHTTDGLFQVKQESRETLGTFVMRWQTAASKCRNPNKTLALTAFKEGLRSENFLFHINGDPRMRGATYDDIMTEAVRYAQAEYVTYGEKRTPVPSDKTTTPQTSVHTIPLQRELFPNTEDNSKGMKREWHQANYRVARNNDRHRGRDKNTRLGHERRDNRDPRQVNAMGRRRDHTPPREETLEDFFHKHQGTLRKPARPLRPQTEAETGKWCRFHENGSHNTNDCRTLRILRANGDTGVHPAQQRVQQNVVAVVENLRRINVIEGGAPKTNMSNRAKKRFDRSNHPRQV comes from the coding sequence ATGAACACCGTGCGTCCTTCTCAATCCAAGAGCCCAAAAATCACGTCGTACACAGGCGAAGGCGATCCATTCCAGCACATTGATAACTTCAAGAAAGTCACTGCCAGTAGAGAATTCGACGACGCCGCCTTGTGCCACCTGTTCAGCGAAACACTAGATGGGGATGCCATGAATTGGTTCTTCGAACAACCGGCGAACTCTATGGATTCTTTCGCGCAGTTGACCACAACATTTCTTAATCGGTTTATCCTCATAGCCGGAGCCGCCCACACAACTGATGGCCTATTTCAAGTAAAACAAGAGAGCAGGGAAACATTGGGCACCTTCGTCATGCGATGGCAGACAGCAGCATCCAAATGTCGAAACCCAAACAAAACGCTCGCCTTGACCGCTTTTAAGGAAGGACTACGGTCAGAGAACTTCTTGTTCCATATCAATGGGGACCCTCGAATGCGCGGCGCCACATATGATGATATCATGACTGAAGCAGTACGATACGCTCAGGCAGAATACGTCACATACGGGGAGAAGCGAACCCCAGTACCATCAGACAAAACTACTACGCCACAGACATCTGTACACACAATCCCCCTCCAGCGTGAGCTCTTCCCTAACACAGAAGACAATAGCAAAGGCATGAAAAGAGAGTGGCATCAGGCAAATTACCGTGTCGCGCGCAACAACGATCGACACAGGGGCCGGGACAAGAACACGAGACTTGGCCATGAACGTCGCGACAACAGAGACCCTCGCCAAGTTAACGCGATGGGACGCCGTAGGGACCACACACCGCCTAGGGAAGAGACCCTGGAAGACTTTTTCCACAAGCATCAGGGTACGCTGAGGAAACCAGCAAGACCACTACGCCCCCAAACCGAAGCAGAAACTGGCAAGTGGTGCAGATTTCATGAAAATGGAAGTCATAACACGAATGATTGCCGCACCCTCCGCATACTAAGAGCCAATGGCGATACGGGGGTTCACCCGGCGCAGCAAAGGGTACAGCAGAACGTAGTCGCCGTAGTTGAGAACCTGCGCCGCATCAACGTCATAGAGGGAGGAGCCCCGAAGACAAACATGTCTAACCGAGCAAAAAAGCGCTTTGACCGCAGCAATCACCCAAGGCAGGTGTAG